A genomic region of Trifolium pratense cultivar HEN17-A07 linkage group LG3, ARS_RC_1.1, whole genome shotgun sequence contains the following coding sequences:
- the LOC123916358 gene encoding uncharacterized protein LOC123916358, which translates to MAVTLFSTIFLAFLFAVSAFASLQPRIPEVYLQNGNFEEKPNPKDLKNTKLIGKYSLPKWEINGLVEYVSGGPQPGGMFFPVSHGIHAIRLGNDASISQTIKVKPGQRYALILGASRTCAQDEVLRISVPPQTGDVPLQTLYSLDGDVIAWGFKATSNVAKVTFHNPGVQEDPACGPLLDAIAIREFYPPMPTRANLVKNPSFEEGPFPIFNSTNGVLLPPQQEDLFSPLPGWIVESLKAVKFIDSKHFNVPFGLGAIELVAGRESAIAQILRTETNKVYKMTFSVGDAKNGCHGSMMVEAFAAKDTFKVPFKSEGKGKFVTVSFKFKAIAPRTRLTFYSSFYHTRIDDFGSLCGPVLDQVIVSPLA; encoded by the exons ATGGCGGTGACTCTCTTTTCTACAATCTTTTTAGCTTTTCTTTTTGCTGTTTCAGCTTTTGCTTCTCTTCAGCCTAGAATACCAGAAG TTTATCTTCAAAATGGAAACTTTGAGGAGAAGCCAAACCCAAAAGACCTGAAAAATACAAAACTCATAGGAAAATACTCACTGCCAAAATGGGAAATCAATGGTTTGGTTGAGTATGTTTCTGGAGGTCCACAACCAGGAGGCATGTTTTTCCCAGTGTCTCATGGAATACATGCTATTAGGCTTGGAAATGATGCTTCAATTTCTCAAACAATTAAGGTCAAACCTGGTCAACGTTATGCTCTAATTCTCGGCGCATCAAGGACTTGTGCACAAGATGAAGTTTTGAGAATCTCTGTCCCTCCACAAACCGGTGATGTTCCTTTGCAAACATTGTATAGTCTCGATGGCGATGTTATTGCTTGGGGATTTAAAGCTACGTCTAATGTTGCTAAAGTGACTTTTCATAACCCTGGTGTTCAAGAAGATCCTGCTTGTGGTCCACTTCTTGATGCAATTGCCATTAGAGAGttttatcctccaatgcctacaAGAG CTAATTTGGTGAAAAATCCTAGCTTTGAGGAAGGTCCATTCCCAATTTTCAACTCAACCAATGGCGTTTTACTCCCACCGCAACAAGAAGATCTCTTTTCACCACTTCCTGGTTGGATCGTCGAGTCTCTCAAAGCAGTGAAATTCATCGACTCAAAGCATTTCAACGTCCCATTTGGACTAGGAGCAATTGAGCTCGTTGCCGGCCGAGAAAGCGCCATCGCTCAAATCCTCAGAACAGAAACTAACAAAGTCTACAAAATGACATTCTCGGTTGGAGATGCGAAAAATGGCTGTCATGGATCAATGATGGTTGAAGCATTCGCTGCAAAAGATACTTTTAAAGTTCCGTTTAAATCGGAAGGGAAGGGTAAATTCGTAACTGTGAGTTTCAAGTTTAAAGCTATTGCACCAAGGACTAGACTTACATTCTACAGCTCTTTCTATCATACTAGAATTGATGATTTTGGATCTCTTTGTGGTCCTGTTCTTGATCAGGTTATAGTCTCCCC
- the LOC123916333 gene encoding uncharacterized protein LOC123916333 — MRTKITHPSGGATTNPPPPYQKLTYPKNDVVFSPILQPYNPLHNHNHYRITAANSTPPFTLTSVVSSAISWFRHRRIRYLFLLLCSPLLLVFLFISFPFLCITEFCLRRRLWRKFINKFSGDDSGDRLRRCEEGCCYDEHEEEKGLLHRYLEDQLFLVGSMYDCGNEDEDEEEEDSRRVEFEGSSKTPLLLR, encoded by the coding sequence ATGCGCACCAAAATAACTCACCCAAGTGGTGGTGCCACCACAAATCCACCACCACCGTATCAAAAACTAACTTACCCcaaaaacgacgtcgttttctCACCAATCCTCCAACCCTATAACCCCTTACACAATCACAACCACTACCGAATCACCGCCGCAAACTCTACTCCACCTTTCACATTAACCTCCGTCGTCTCCTCCGCGATCTCATGGTTTCGACACCGTCGGATCCGTTATCTCTTCCTCCTCCTCTGTTCACCACTCCTCCTCGTCTTCCTTTTCATCTCCTTCCCTTTCCTCTGCATCACTGAATTCTGTCTCCGACGCCGTCTCTGGAGAAAATTCATCAATAAATTCTCCGGCGATGATTCCGGCGATCGACTCCGACGATGTGAAGAAGGATGTTGCTATGATGAACATGAAGAAGAGAAAGGATTGTTGCATAGATATTTGGAGGATCAGCTTTTTCTCGTTGGATCGATGTATGATTGTGgcaatgaagatgaagatgaagaagaagaagattctAGAagagttgaatttgaaggtaGTAGTAAAACTCCTCTATTGTTAAGATGA
- the LOC123913735 gene encoding cycloartenol-C-24-methyltransferase, translated as MDLASNLGGKIQKAEVLSAVDKYEKYHVCYGGQEEDRKANYSDMVNKYYDLVTSFYEFGWGESFHFAPRWIGESLKESIKRHEHFLALQLGLKAGQKVLDVGCGIGGPLREISRFSSTSVTGLNNNEYQITRGKELNRISGVDKTCNFIKADFMKMPFEDNSFDAVYAIEATCHAPDAYGCYKEIYRVLKPGQCFAAYEWCMTDSFDPNNPEHQKIKAEIEIGDGLPDIRLTTKCLEALKQAGFEVIWEKDLALDSPLPWYLPLDTSHFSLSSFRLTTVGRLFTKNMVKALEFVGLAPKGSLRVQDFLEKAAEGLVEGGKREIFTPMYFFLARKPVTDSN; from the exons AAAAGGCTGAAGTTCTCTCCGCCGTCGATAA GTATGAGAAGTATCATGTATGCTATGGAGGTCAAGAAGAAGATAGGAAAGCTAACTATAGTGATATG GTTAATAAATACTATGATCTTGTGACAAGCTTTTATGAGTTTGGCTGGGGAGAATCGTTCCATTTTGCACCAAG ATGGATAGGGGAATCTCTTAAAGAGAGCATCAAGCGACATGAGCACTTCCTTGCATTACAACTCGGCCTTAAGGCGGGACAGAAG GTTTTGGATGTTGGGTGTGGTATTGGGGGACCATTAAGAGAAATTTCTCGATTCAG CTCGACATCTGTTACAGGGTTGAATAACAATGAGTACCAGATCACAAGAGGAAAG GAACTCAATCGCATAAGTGGAGTGGACAAGACTTGCAACTTCATCAAG GCTGATTTCATGAAGATGCCATTCGAAGACAACAGTTTTGATGCAGTGTATGCTATTGAAGCCACCTGCCATGCACCAGATGCT TATGGGTGCTACAAAGAGATTTATAGAGTGTTAAAGCCTGGCCAGTGTTTTGCTGCTTATGAATGGTGCATGACTGATTCTTTTGATCCCAATAACCCAGAACACCAAAAAATCAAG GCAGAAATTGAGATCGGTGATGGACTTCCTGACATTAGATTGACCACAAAGTGTCTTGAAGCTCTAAAGCAAGCCGGTTTTGAG GTCATATGGGAGAAAGATCTAGCATTGGACTCTCCTCTTCCTTGGTACTTGCCTTTAGATACGAGTCACTTCTCACTTAGTAGCTTCCGTCTCACAACTGTTGGCCGACTTTTCACCAAAAATATG GTTAAAGCTCTTGAGTTTGTTGGACTGGCTCCAAAGGGGAGTCTAAGGGTTCAAGATTTCCTAGAGAAGGCTGCAGAGGGTCTAGTTGAAGGTGGAAA GAGAGAGATTTTCACACCAATGTACTTCTTTTTGGCGCGGAAGCCTGTTACAGACAGCAACTAA